The window CGTCGAGCGGGCCATAGACTACGAGATAAACCGCCAGACAGAGGAGCTCGAGCAGGGGCGGCCCGTCGTGCAGGAGACGCGCCTCTGGGACCCCGGGGCGGGCGTCACCGTCTCCATGCGCATGAAAGAGGAGGCCCACGACTACCGCTACTTCCCCGAGCCCGACCTGGTCCCCGTCGAAGTGGACGAGCGGTGGCTCGAGGAGATACGCGCCTCCCTGCCGGAGCTTCCCGACGGAAAGCGGGAGCGGTTCGTCCGGGAGCACGGCCTTCCGGAGTACGACGCGGACCTGCTGACCGCCGAGCGGCCGCTGGCCGAGTGGTTCGAGGAGGCGGTGACCCTGGGGGGGCAGCCCAAGACGGTCAGCAACTGGGTGATGGGCGAGCTCCTGAGGCTCCTGAACGAGACGGGCACCGCCGTGGAGGCCTGTCCCCTAGAGCCCCTCCGCCTGGTGGAGCTGCTCAAGCTCATCGACGCGGGCACCATCAGCCACAAGATAGCCAAGACTGTCTTCGACGAGATGTTCCGAAGCGGCAAGGACGCCGAGACGGTGGTCCAGGAGAAGGGCCTGGTGCAGATAACCGACGAGAGCGCCATCGCCTCGGCCCTGGACGAGGTCATAGCCAAGAGCCCCGGGGAGTTCGAGCGCCTCCGGGCGGGGGAGGCGAAGCTCGCAGGTTTCTTCGTGGGCCAGGTGATGAAAGCCACCCGGGGAAAGGCCAACCCCCGGGTGGTAAACGACCTCTTGCGGAAGCGCCTGGAGCAATAGCCGGAAAGGGCTTCCCCGTCGTTCTCTCACGATGTTCGTGCCGTTGACTCCCTCCGCGGTCCGGCATAGAATCTCATCAACGCCACCGGAGGTCGTGAAACATTCAACGCGTCCGTTGCCCGATATGGCTCTTTTCTCCATAGTCCTTGTCTTCGTCATCCTCCTGGCCCTCGCGGTGAGCGTCCGGGCCGGCGCGGCCGCGTGGTCCAGGGAGAGCGCCCGCCTGGTTGGACGGCTCGGGGAGCAGGCCGCTGGGCCCGGCGGCGTTTTCAGGGCGGACGAGCTCGAGGGGCTTC is drawn from Nitrospirota bacterium and contains these coding sequences:
- the gatB gene encoding Asp-tRNA(Asn)/Glu-tRNA(Gln) amidotransferase subunit GatB, with product MLTESKIFCGCSTAFGAEPNTQTCPICTGMPGVLPVLNRRAVEFAMRTGLAANCRINGLSRFARKNYFYPDLPKGYQISQYELPLAEGGWVDLVLDGETRRVGLTRIHMEEDAGKNIHEEKSAYSFVDLNRTGVPLMEIVSEPDIRSGREASAYMRKLRAILRYIGVCDGNMEQGSLRCDANISVRPRGREALGTKVELKNMNSFKFVERAIDYEINRQTEELEQGRPVVQETRLWDPGAGVTVSMRMKEEAHDYRYFPEPDLVPVEVDERWLEEIRASLPELPDGKRERFVREHGLPEYDADLLTAERPLAEWFEEAVTLGGQPKTVSNWVMGELLRLLNETGTAVEACPLEPLRLVELLKLIDAGTISHKIAKTVFDEMFRSGKDAETVVQEKGLVQITDESAIASALDEVIAKSPGEFERLRAGEAKLAGFFVGQVMKATRGKANPRVVNDLLRKRLEQ